Sequence from the Drosophila innubila isolate TH190305 chromosome 3L unlocalized genomic scaffold, UK_Dinn_1.0 0_D_3L, whole genome shotgun sequence genome:
TCTCAAAGGGAATCCATGAGACACGCGCTACATTCTACATATCTTCACATTctattttcttctttctttctatttttttttttttttgttttttctgtatcttattttttttgctgtaagTTTTTAAACTATGTATTTTCAGCAACATACCCtctaagtatgtatgtatatctgaCTCGAGAAATGTAGACTTCTGGCCATAGTGCCCTATATATTATTGTATCAACACCATTTGTAAATGTACCGATAACACGATGTTGTTCCTTTTTATAACATGATTGTAAAATACCGAGTCAGTGCTCCCAAGCATTTCCCCATCTAAGTACTATTGTTAAACATTCGATTGTATATTTAGTTATTGTTAAAACTGTGACATGTACATGTATTCATATGGCTAAGAAACCCGAACCCGGCAGCTGGCAAACTCCTCCCCTTTTGGATGGTGCTCATCCCCTTTGAAGGCAGACAGAATGAGAGCGAAAGCGAGGGAATTGCATGAGACTACACTACAACTTCTTCAAAGACTTGTGAAAGGCGGGCCATCCATGACTTTGTGTGTAATCTGAACTGAACTTCCTGGGGGCGTTTTCGACTCTCGTATCTGGTGGTCTACATGCAGCAGTAAAGGCGAGCATCCGTTTCTAAATTGGCCGAGCAGAAGTAGCTTCATCTCTGAGCTGAACTGTGAACGCCACTTCAAATACGTCAGCCATACCATATATGGATGGGAAATGGGGCATCCATCATGGCATCCCTTGAATCTCTCGAGCTCTTCTTCGAGTGTTCTTCGACTTCAACTGATGTCGCAGCATTCGATAATTCTCTTGATATTCATTGGCCCATATCTGATGGTGTGGAGTCTGCAGTCTGCAGTCTGAGATCATCACAACCACATGTCTTAACGGTTTCGACGCTTCCTTATCTCATGAAGCTGCCACCGAACTAACCTGGAAGAACTTCGCTTGCTTTAGTATCGTCACATCCTTGAAACGTATACGTCTTCATTTATCTCATGGTTGAGCACCTTTTCGTCCGAGCCAAGTCGGATCAATTCTGAGGAGAGTGGATCAACCGATCCGGGGTACAACTCCTGCTCTACAACTTCACTACTAACCATaatcaagaaaacaaaaaaaagaccatCACTTTCATCGACACGCACGcacagcaccaccaccactacaactacaaccacTATTTGTTCCGCTCTTCGTATGGTGGTCATAGGACATGACATACGTATAcgtgatatacatatatgggaTAGTTTTTTCGTTATCTGTTTTGTGATGCTGGATATTCTGACGCTAAGGACAACTTCATATTAATCACCGCTTAATCTTCGCATTTGgcaacactcacacatattTCCCCTGCAGTTGGGGTCCCGGTGGCAGCTAGGATAGGATTATCTACTCGAATCAGATCGTATTTGGTTTATCTTCCACTACAAAATATGGGCGTTCAATTTCTACCGTTTTCTGAGTGGCGCTTAGAGTTTTCTTGAAGGATCGCAATTGTTTTTCGTTTAACACTTGAATTTCGTACCAAATTTGGGACAACACTTGAATTTATCGACGGCAGCGTGGGAAACCAAGTATTGAATGCAGCGAGGGACACCACAAATTGACGGCAGCGTGGGATACCACAAATTGACGGCAGCGCGGGATACCATGTCTTTGGACATCATCGAGGGATTCGCATGTTTTTCAACGTGGGATTTTGTTAGGGCTTCGGTTAGGCGAGGGCGCTAGGGACAACGCTTCTACTCAATAGGCAACAGCTTCGATCGGGCGACGTGGGATACAATTTGACGGCGGCGTGGGAGAAATCCAAATCGGACCGGAACTACGGCGAGGGATGCCAGCAATGACTGCGGCGTGGGAGCCTTTGATTGACGGCGGCGTGGGAATGCATTTGACCGCGGCGTGGGTGTCTTCCTGACGGCGGCGTGGGAGCACTTGACAGCGGCGTGGGATTTCCTTGACGGCGGCGTGGGATTTCCTGACGGCGGCGTGGGATTTCCTGACAGCGGCGTGGGATCTCTTTGACGGCGGCGCGGGAGCCTCATCGGTTTTGGTTTATTTCTATGATCATCGTCGGTATTCCCATGCAACACAACACGACCGGCTAATTAAAGCTAATATTCATATGTTCAAAGCTGATATACCATCCTACATTCTAAAATAGCCGTGTATTGCTGACATCTATGTAGATCCGTAATCGTCGTCccagtatatatttaattaacatgaCAATTATCCATCGCACCCTTGACTTAACAACCCCATAACTGGAGCCAATCATCATCTCTGCATTTACtctctatatctatatatataattacgCTATTAAAATGGTTCCTGGAATACCGGAAAGCAAGCAATTTAACACGATGATCCAGATAATCTGTTGAGCATTTACGGATTATCTGCTGAATAAATgctgattttttgaaaaaatgaaaacaaatttgactTCTTACTGGGGGCCATACAAATATAAAGTACGTGAAGAAACTgctttgaaaaaacaaaataaaccaGTTTTAATTGTCTAGActctagatatttatttttttttttaactttttttactcAATTATCAACTagtaaattataacaaaaaaaattcgaaatacaaataaagtaccaataaaaattgatcaaatcAGTTGCTTGACATACCGTATATACAATATGTTTTATTGagaatagtttttaattacacTTTGGGGTTTAGTTTCTACCACAACTTGAAGAGCTTTCCAAATACACTGGTGCTGTTGTGTGGCCGATATCCTCCTTGAACAGCTGTAAGATTTGCTGGGCGGTAACCGTTGCCACCATAGACGGGCTGTGGATTGCCATTATAGACGGGCTGTGGATTGAAACCGAATCCGAAATTGGGCTGAGGTTGATTAAGAGAAACGTGGTTATAGAATCCAATGTTGGGTTGCTGGACAGCCGGCCTGCTCTGGTTATAGCCAGGGTGATAGTTATGGGCCGGCACACCATACGTTACATTTGGACGATGATGATTCAAGTTCCGGGCAAAGGAAGTCACCTCAGGATTGAAGCAAACAAACAGCAGAGCTGCGTTAAATGAGATGTGAAATGTCAAGCGGGAAGTACatcaaatattgataaaagtaAGCTCTAACCTACGGCTACAGCCAATTGATAAGATTTGAACATCTTGATAGCTTTATTTCCTGTGAGTGGTGCGAAAGCTTCGAACTACGAAATGGAACTGACGGCAAAGCACAATATGGACCACGAAAGTAACGGCAACTGCGCTTATCAGTCCATGAGACAACAAAGTTTTGTAATCACCTACGTAGCATATAGACAACTGTAGAAAGTACTCTTATCGACaacagtttttaagaaaaatgtttgttttcgCTAAGTCTGACGCAAAAAAACAGATGTCATACTTATgttttacagtttttatttttacatctgatattaaatatataactaaACATATGTACGattatttgtacatttatGATTCATCTACAtggacaaaaaaataacagaaagtattaaattcagtttaaaattataaattaatttattaaaccataaaaatattttgtttttaaagttgaaaacaaagaaataatatgATGAAAGATATTTTATCGTTTAACtaaatatgacatttttaattataaatgtttttcatttattttgtattattataattcataTTAGCTTTGAGATTTTAGTATGATCTTAGGTAAATCAAAGTGTTGCatagttgtttgtttttaatttacacttCGAAAATTAacacacattttaaattctatatCGCAGCTATTTTTGTCAGTGTAGTTTCAGCCGCGTTGCATGGGAAATAAACCTTGGCAGCTGCCTCGCCTTACAATTTGTACGTCTGAAAGTAAACATTGAGTCATGAATTGAAAGTATCTGGAATATCAGGTGTCTGATACTTACCTGCACCACAATACCGAGCACAGTTGAACTTCTGCTCGTTGAGATATAGTTGCCTATTACTGCCACAGATGGGATTATACTCCGCCGTTGTGGGACAACGTCCATAACAGTCTAGAAACTCAGGTGTTGGAGCCGGTGCGGCGTCGACAAAAGGTGCCATTGTGGCTAACACTGGCATATTGTTGATCAGCACAAAATCTCCAGTGGAACGCGCAGTTGGCCTTGTTCCTATCGTAGGCGTTGAACTTGTTGTGGTTGCGAAGATCAGGAAATCTTGGCCAGGTATCTGTGCACTTGTGATAACAGCACAAGCTGTTAACAATAATGTTTGTAGACACTTATCCATCATAATATTAGATAGTTTAAACTGCTGAACTGAAACGCTCTAAGTTTGCGTTCACACTAAGTCCAAGTTGGCCAAGTTAGTGCATAGTTAATAAGtctaaataacaaattatatatacaaatacatatatttatatatataggtgTGCAAATGATTTTATGGGACAGGTTTTCAGCGATGTATTTCTGGTAAATCCAGTTGCGATTTGAGTTGTTTTCAATCGATTGCGATAACCTAATAAGTGGGGACATCCCCAAAAGCAACAAccgtttaaaaaaattcaaaattgacCGCTGGAAAATCTCCAgttaagattttaattaaagatagAATATTTAGTCTATTTAATTAACCTATAATAATAGTATTATAAGGCGCGGCAGTTATGCGTGGACCGGGCATAGAGTGCGTGGGAGAAACGTATTGCATGGACTGTTCCAATTTCTTATAGGCAGCGCTACGAAAACCAATATTAGCTGGAAGAAAATGcagaaattaaatgtaatcttCCAGGAAATTTGTGACAAATATACAACTTACAGTTCGATGTGCGTGGCACGCTTTTGGGATTCATAGTTTCTCCGGCTTCATCCTGCAAATCTGGATTGATTGCCCGCTGCAGACATTTGCCCATGTGTATGCCACGTCGGGGTCGACCACAGCGACAAATCTCCACCAGATTCTTGTGCATTTCCGGTGAAATAAAGTGTGTGTCACCCTTACCATCATGCTCATAGGGACAGATCTCTAAAATTCACAGCTATGTTAAGCTTATAATGATATTATTAATCTTAGCAAACCTTGTAATGTCAGTTTCTCCTTTAACTTTTTGTCAATCTCATCCTGATGATAAAACTTATTTGTCTCAGTTTCGGCAATTTTCGTCCAAACCTGAGGATAATTTCGACGGGATTTGTGCTCCATGCGCACTCCCtcttttctgtaaaaaattttGCTAAGAATCTGTAAAGATTATAGATTTTAAACTTACACTTTTCCAATAAACTTGGCTGGATCCATTTCGAGATTTTCTCTAGATTTTTGGCTCTATAGAATATTTACTCTGCagtttttagatatttatatttgttattggtGGTTACTTTTCCTTAGCAACATTAATAGTTACTTGGGCGTCCGTACTATcgattgtatttattaattttcagcaATTCTGAGGAGCTATTCTATCAAATGGCTTTCAAGGACTTCCAggattcaattaaaaattgtgccTCAAATTTTTCTGATAGTCAGAAAAAGTGCgataaaatcacaaaaatcaCATTTCGTCAAACTAATTGTTATATCCTTGAATGGCAATCGATAGAATAGTTCCTGACGAAACTTACAGAGCACAAAATGTACAGGCAACAAGGACTTAGCCGtggtaaaatatatttctttatctATTGGAACCCTGAAATATCTTTTTAAGGACAAtggttaaaaaagaaaaacatattcTTTGTATTGTTGGGTATTTtcatctttattattattatgtatgtatgtaatatcggaatttcaaatttgttgttgtatttgcattaattgtatttgttgctgttgtttgaattgagtttattaaataaattgtagaaAAATGCAACctacatttttcaaatacttGTAGCTAAATTTTgcgtgttttgtttgtttgttgtttgtattatttaattaatatttaatgtttattacaTATGGTACGTACATGCGTGTAcgatattataatattgtttttcacATAAACAAGCTTGAAATTTACACTTTTAGTGCCtaactattaattttagtacatttgcgtataatttgatttatccCTTTAATATGATAGCTTAGTTAAGACTATATAAAGTTAGAAAAAATGTTCCGTTCGTATTAAGAAGTAGTTGTAGATACATTTATAGAGATAAAGATATAGCAATGGGTAAAGGTATAGCTATAGGCATagataatatatacaaatatgtgaaaaatttaaaggGCGAATACGAAAATACGAgatgaaaatgtaatttttttaaattgcggCACATTTGATCCATATGATATtgttattatgttatttataatttataaataatgccTATATTGTTGGATAGAACTCGTAATCGTATTTAAGTTGATTTAGTTTCGATAAAACCCGATAAATGTTggaatttcataaatttttatttgtatttacacATTAGTGGCATGAATTAATATAAATGGAAAGCTTGGTGCAGTTTGATTGATTAGAGCTTAAAAATGGTGCCAAGatgtttgaaataataataataattacaaatatttatatgtttatgtataaGGATCGAGGGATCGTTAAATGTGTTGTTGTgatcttaaatatatacaagtcgctgattattaaatatgattattgcTAAATGCAATGCAAGGACCGATTATAGGACACGGATACGGatcagactgacagacagacgaaaTACAgtcaaaaattacatttacactcttttttatatacttaaaagTTAGACAACATACACTTTAGcctaaatataatatataataataacaatgccAATACGCACAATCAGCGATTTTGGCTGCAATAACAGTTGTTGTTTGGTACACACACAATCTTTCTTTACACCTTCACTTGCATTTCTCATCTTTTTCTGTTAAAGTACTACATTTCACAATATagtttacatatatatatatatatgtatatatatatgcacgtgtgtatatataataaattttctttaaaacaaaaagtcaGTCCatagttttggtttttttttttttatcagatcGGCTCGATGATCcatgttgatgatgttgttgaagATGAGTTGGTTTTTCATCGATTTCCCGGCTTGCCTTTCGTTTAGATTTTCATGAAAAACCGTTCTCACAATATGCCATTCGTATAATATTGATAACCATCGTACAGTTTGGTTGACAGACTCTTCAGCGAGTCCTGAACAAGCTGCTCAACTTTGCGTTCCATTTCCTGCTCAGTTAAATTCATATGGAAACGTTTACGGAGATTCTGTACGGTGCCGGAACAGCCATTCTTAAAGCACGGCAAATGAGCATCTACAAAACAGATAAttagttaataaattgtttaattgtagCATAATTTCAAGACTTACTGCTGCGCATAATTTCGACAAAGTTTATGATACGATCCATGTGCTTGCGTGCTGACATCATTCCGACTAGGAGCAGGCGATTGAACTCCCGCCAGTGCTCGGAGCTGGTGCCGCCCATAACATCGACAAATTCGTGTGTGAGCTTAAATGGTGACTGCTCAAAACCTATAAAAGAttagaacagcaacaaattagtatagtatttttaaaatcataaactagtaataaaatgtaagaaaaccaaaataagcatggaaaaagtaaagcaaacAGTAATCAATTAATAAACCCTCTCAAAACTCACCCAAGTTCTTTGGAGATATGCTCAGAATGAAGCCAAAGTCGATGTGAATTATGTGTCCATCGGAATGGAAGAGTATATTTCCATTATGCCTAAAAAGAAGAGTGTTGCAGTTAGTTGTGTTGCCTTTCTTCTAGTGATTTAACAACTTACCTATCTTTAACCTGCAGCAGATACGATATCAGGCAATATGCCGCACAACTCTGCACAAAATTCTTTTGGGCACGACGAAAGGTTTCGCCCGTTGGCGTTCCATATTCATCTATAAAGTAATCCCGCAAGGATTTGTTGGAGttctttttgatttgatgCAACGAGACGGTGTTCAAGATGGGCTCAATCAAACCGCTGTCATTCGATAGACAAATGATCTTATATGGACGCACCCAAAGATCCACATGCTCCTCCAGCCAAATAATCTTGAACATCTGTAAAGGTTAAagacataaatttaaagaatttattgcagttgaaatttataatttgatttaccTGTAGAAGCTGTGTGGCCATCAGCTCCTGGCGCAAATCATCGCCACACTTGACAATGGCGGAGAGCAGGCGCCAGCTGGAGAGATGACCATATGGCGAGGATTCACGTATTAGTTTCTCCTTCTCATCCCAGGGTTCCTTTAGAAAAGatgcaatagttttataaGCAAATCCTTGAGCTAATCAATTGAGGTTGTAGTTACCTTTAGAGCTGCTGCCGATGGATCCTCGGGATCATTGCTAAACGACTTTGTGTTCTCACAattcaaattgttgcaatGTCGCGTTCGCACATCGCCAATGTTGAAGACAACTGGTGGACCTGGAAGAATATAGAGAGATGTGTTAGAATAGGTTTTAAGTGCTGCCCAAGTTTTATATGATTACCTTGATCTCTGGAGTCGCACGAGTCCAAGGACATCTGTGAAATGGCATCCCGTTCGCTGTTCTTGCGCATGTTCAAGTATTGCGCCGTGATCTCATCATCCTCCTGGGACCACACATCATCCTCCTGCAGTTGGAGTCCGCCCAGTGAGAGCAGATTGCCACAGTTATTATTATGTGTTGCCGGCTCGCCACAACCATTCTCCGCCAGCGTCTCCGTTGGCTTCTTGCGGCGGCAACTGGAACCATGATGACTACTGCTGCAGCTGGAGGTGCGACTGCAACTGGGATGCGTATTCAGACACGATCCCTCCAAGTGCTCCTCGCTTTTGGTATGTCGCAGCGAGGGCATCATCTTTGGAATCAAAGGAGATGTGTAAATATCAGAGACTTCGACAACCTCCACATAGATGATGTATGGTGTTTTATCCTTGGAGTTGAGCACGGCAGTCTTCTCCTCTGTGATGCGCACCACATGATGTGGAATGTCCGAGTAGAGTGGCAACCAAACGCGAGCAGGCAAATTCTTATTGATCAGATTGAGGAACATCCGCAGCGCCGATGTCTTCTCCGCCTTGGAGGGCAACGAGGTGAGGTTCTTGCCCACATTGATGAGCGCCTTCATGAACTCCTTCTGTGGCGCCGTCTTGGGTGCACCACAATTGCACAACGTGCGCTGTCCGAGCAATCCATTCACCTGTCCACGCACCGTCTCGAAGCAGGTGCAACCGTTGTCGAAGGCATGTCCCGAGGTGAGATCGCCCAGACACAGCTTGGCGGGAGTTGTGGGCAATGTTTGGGTCGTATACGGCGGCTGTTGATACATCCGATGGCTGATGCTCAACGTGTGCGGACTGCGGGAATCGGTGAGCAGAACTGTGGCATCCGACTGGGAGCGATGATGCGTCTTCTTCATCAGTGCGGCAGCAGCTGGGCCATGTGACGACTCGGATCTCGTTTGCTGTTTGTGCTCCTTCTTCGAGAAGATCTCCTTCATGAGGGCCAGCTTGGATTTGCgactgccgctgctgctgctgttccccAGGGAATCCATCTGATAGTTGTACGCCTCCAGCTGCCACAGACACTTGAGCGAAAAGTCCACAGACTTGCGGCATCGAATGGTCAAATAGGGATCCAACACCTCGGCCAGCTCATCCATTTGAATGTACATGACAATCAATTGCGGTATATACAGATCCACCTCGTGATCCGGAAAACTGAAGATCTTGTTGCCAATAAAGCTCAGCACGCCCGGCTCCTTGGAGTAGAACAAATAGTGGACAGCAAAGTGAATATTGAACACGGGCGATTCAAAGAATCTCAAGAGGCCGCTGGGACCACGTTCCGCACTCTGCTGCTGGGAACTCGTGGTCGGAGCACGTTCGCTGATGAAGTACTTGACCACGCCGGGCACCGGCAGCTTCAGCTTGTGCAGCGAACTGATGGAGGAGCTCTTGGGCAGCGTTACATCGGGatttgtttcagtttcagctccTGGCAAACGTAGATTCAGTGTGCGCTCCTTGATCTTTACCTCCGTGGAGGCGGAGGAGTCACCAGGAGTCCCCTCAGTGGTTGCCTCTGAGGTGGGCGTAACAATCGTTGTGGGCGTGGTCgtggcagctgctgcggcggcagctgcagcggcCTTTTTACTCGAATTCGAGGTGAGCAGACTGAAGAACTCCTTCTTCTTGGATATATCCGTGGGTGACTTGACCTGATCCTGTGGCGCTATCGCTGAACTGTTGCCCGTGGCATGCCCCattgtggcagctgttgcagtGTCCTCTGTCTTCTGCTTGGCCGCATTCTTCTTCTCGTGATTCTCGATAATGCTTTGGGCCGTGCGAAAGATGGCCATCTTGGTGGCACCAAAGAAATTCTTGAACAGCACCTGATCATTCTTTGTGCTCtccgtgggcgtggcaatgggtgtgggtgtgggagtgggcgtggcaacgggtgtcgttgtcgctgtggGCGTTGTGGCAACTGCAATCATGCTGTTATTACTGGACGTGCTCTGCGACGTGGGCATTGAATGTGCCTCCTCcatctcctgctgctgctgctcctgttcctcATCCTCGTGCTCATCCTCGTCCAGCACGGGCTCAATCTCGTTGGGCGCTGTGCCGAGCTCCAGGTTGATGGCTGCCTGTGACATGTTCATCACACGATAACGCACACGAGCATCCACATCGAATtgatcctcctcctcctgctcctgttgttgttgtttctgctgctgctgctgctgttgttgcagttgcagttgcagttgcaattgttgttgtaacttGGCCTGTTCCCgtttctgttgcttttgtttgcgAGACGGACGCAATGTGCGACAATCGAAATCGTTGGCAGGATAGAAGCATAGATCCGATTGCATTACATCGTAGTCCTCATCCATGGACGTTGTCTCCATCATATCGATGCATTCCTCCTcggcatccgcatccgcatcagcatcggcatcggcatccaTTTCACCCGAATCGAGAGATTCATGTGAGTGGCATATGCGATTCAATGAGATTTGATCCGACTCCGATCCACAGATGATGCCTGCCAGGACGAGACGAAGGTTCAAGGGagtgtataaataaatgatgcTCACATAATACGAAAAACAACAAGCGAAACAACTTCAAAAGTGACACAAGTTTCAAAGACTTATAAGATACATTCGTGTTTGGATATAGTGAGCACCCGTTACAGTGAacgtttaaattttgacctctttttaattctatttatgctttaaaaattatcctagcgttaatttatcttttgactttattttgtactCATTTgacgtcaaaatatcttttagttgaataaatctttgtaaaatttgttttaatgtaaGCTTcactatttttgaaaactttttgtaaattttagaaaaagttacaaaaatgtAGCTTTCTGTAAATTGTTACTGGTGTAGTTTCCACTATCAGTAAACATTATTGAAGAATTTTTCTAATCTCTTAAACCTTAGTTGGAATTTCCCTGCTGCCAATTTTTTAGTTGGGAATTTCCCTACTGCTATATTTTTAGCTGAAACTATTTTCCTAAATATCTACTTCTGATTTTCAACTTACTACACTTGATATATATTtccgaatttaaaaatcactGAAGGATTTGTACTATATACCATTAGttaaaagcaacaagaaaacaccaaaatttaaatttgctcaTTATATCCAGACTTGACTGTACAGTATAAAGTGCATTATTTAGTAATTTCCCCACTTCTGCTATCACTGTATCATAAATTTTCTAATCCTGTCACCTACCGGAGTCATCGGATCCAAGACTAGTCAAATCCTCGCGCTTCTTGCTGCTGCCGGcgctgctgcaactgttgctgctgctgctgcagccgcCGTTGCTGCCACCGATGACACCAACAATGTCCTGTGCCCGCGTCGACATCGATTCACTCGACTTGGGACGCATGCGTAACGTGGGACACGAATCAACTGAAAtggaattgaattatttattattaagagGCAaatattacagggtatctctgTGTAGCTACTCACCCACGGATCCATTGGCTATATGCAGATTGCGTTGCTCGTGTATGTGCACATTGATTGGTGGCGTCTCCGTTGCTGGCTTCACCATTGTGGCAACTGTTGGAGGCAacgctgtgttgttgttggctgccaTACAAGTGACGGCTGGCATTGGCGGGggggaggtggaggtggaggatgtggatgtggagaGTGCAGCAGTTACACTggccgctgttgttgcaatCTTCGAGCACATATTCGTGCTGAGTATCGATGATGGTGAGCAAAATGTTGTCTCGCTTTCTGCATTGGGCGACGAGATTTCCACctaaaaaaaagcacaaaacaaatcaagtattttttttaacttgtcaGTCAGCAGcttaattattgtaaaaagTCAAGTGCAaagaaaacagacaaaaagaagaaaacaataaagagagctctctcgctcactctctctctctctcgtgaTAGTTTGCAATCATGTGAAAAGCTCAAAACTACGCTGCAACAACTAAAACTCAAATGTTATGGAATGCAaagctctctcgctctctttgtgTGCTCTCAGCTCTCCATTTAATTGGAGAGCACCTGAATGTGTGGGTGCGAGCGGGATAACTGGTTTGCTCTTTTGTTATTCTGTtcgtgtttgttgttgtcgctcgCTCTTGATAACCAGAAATGTACACAAATAGCAAAAAGTGCgaataaaaaatgtgaataacAATGCGAACAGcgataaaaaatacaatttaacagATTATATtgagtacacacacacacacacacacacgcaaagcAACTGAAACTTTGCAAGTTCAGGTGTGTGGGCAACGTGGGTGGTTGTGGGGTGGAGTGGCAATACTTTGCACTGACaacaattacagggtattcgaAAATTACTCACCTCGGGTATGCGTTGCA
This genomic interval carries:
- the LOC117788994 gene encoding serine-rich adhesin for platelets isoform X1, which codes for MNSVISAFKTKKSNNSSSSTVTTTTTATTAAAATATATQQQQQHVGLSISSVGTRKKPVAQDNGYQYLRQIREIETANKLLSPVVAVTADDLHVLSKSLLDSDFRPVTVDASTDVGSDVVDHCAPAMVRLSCTADAHSDYNMNGKTNGIKLSLAENGNMDICALSCGRQSPLPADDDDNSEHSTAACNSTSSSSEHSNSTVVHSPTVVAAPPQPSSSSSSSSTGKSEQLVVCTVNGDSGSQQQTPLASPVMSTQGHEDYVPAFLKAPPVTLPLNTTSTPAISSAASTPKHTRYSKPRLSLSRGFNHSMPSVHGRPALSVAPTTAAGQNGAQTNGQPPKRISTHQRNLSLDFRSMGILLPPVSQVTNTRINHTQHHRNRSLDSALQRIPEVEISSPNAESETTFCSPSSILSTNMCSKIATTAASVTAALSTSTSSTSTSPPPMPAVTCMAANNNTALPPTVATMVKPATETPPINVHIHEQRNLHIANGSVVDSCPTLRMRPKSSESMSTRAQDIVGVIGGSNGGCSSSSNSCSSAGSSKKREDLTSLGSDDSGIICGSESDQISLNRICHSHESLDSGEMDADADADADADAEEECIDMMETTSMDEDYDVMQSDLCFYPANDFDCRTLRPSRKQKQQKREQAKLQQQLQLQLQLQQQQQQQQKQQQQEQEEEDQFDVDARVRYRVMNMSQAAINLELGTAPNEIEPVLDEDEHEDEEQEQQQQEMEEAHSMPTSQSTSSNNSMIAVATTPTATTTPVATPTPTPTPIATPTESTKNDQVLFKNFFGATKMAIFRTAQSIIENHEKKNAAKQKTEDTATAATMGHATGNSSAIAPQDQVKSPTDISKKKEFFSLLTSNSSKKAAAAAAAAAATTTPTTIVTPTSEATTEGTPGDSSASTEVKIKERTLNLRLPGAETETNPDVTLPKSSSISSLHKLKLPVPGVVKYFISERAPTTSSQQQSAERGPSGLLRFFESPVFNIHFAVHYLFYSKEPGVLSFIGNKIFSFPDHEVDLYIPQLIVMYIQMDELAEVLDPYLTIRCRKSVDFSLKCLWQLEAYNYQMDSLGNSSSSGSRKSKLALMKEIFSKKEHKQQTRSESSHGPAAAALMKKTHHRSQSDATVLLTDSRSPHTLSISHRMYQQPPYTTQTLPTTPAKLCLGDLTSGHAFDNGCTCFETVRGQVNGLLGQRTLCNCGAPKTAPQKEFMKALINVGKNLTSLPSKAEKTSALRMFLNLINKNLPARVWLPLYSDIPHHVVRITEEKTAVLNSKDKTPYIIYVEVVEVSDIYTSPLIPKMMPSLRHTKSEEHLEGSCLNTHPSCSRTSSCSSSHHGSSCRRKKPTETLAENGCGEPATHNNNCGNLLSLGGLQLQEDDVWSQEDDEITAQYLNMRKNSERDAISQMSLDSCDSRDQGPPVVFNIGDVRTRHCNNLNCENTKSFSNDPEDPSAAALKEPWDEKEKLIRESSPYGHLSSWRLLSAIVKCGDDLRQELMATQLLQMFKIIWLEEHVDLWVRPYKIICLSNDSGLIEPILNTVSLHQIKKNSNKSLRDYFIDEYGTPTGETFRRAQKNFVQSCAAYCLISYLLQVKDRHNGNILFHSDGHIIHIDFGFILSISPKNLGFEQSPFKLTHEFVDVMGGTSSEHWREFNRLLLVGMMSARKHMDRIINFVEIMRSNAHLPCFKNGCSGTVQNLRKRFHMNLTEQEMERKVEQLVQDSLKSLSTKLYDGYQYYTNGIL